In one window of Puniceicoccus vermicola DNA:
- a CDS encoding GH1 family beta-glucosidase, translating to MKKFPKDFIWGVAAASYQIEGGVNVDDRGESVWDAFCRWEGKVDNGDTGEIACDHYNRYSDDVKIIRQIGAQAYRLSISWPRILPEGTGRLNQKGIDFYDKVIDACLAANITPWVTLFHWDYPLELYYRGGWLNRESVNWFADYTEVIVDRFSDRVQSWMTLNEPQCFIWLGHGTGTHAPGLQLDISDQLRVTHHALMAHGKATQVIRAKAKTTPSVGWAPVGVVRYPATEAPEDIEAARRAMFGMSGTHLWTNAWFGDPVILGHYPEDGLRQFGKAMPRYHDADLEVMNQPLDFYGANIYNGLTVRASEDAPFEEMKRKPGFPLTMYEWPVEPQSLYWGPKLLQERYQLPIVITENGLASMDWVCEDGKVHDPQRIDFLSRYLKQLHRAIEDGVDVRAYFQWSFLDNLEWNFGYKYRLGLTYVDYATQERTLKDSAFWYQNVIRSNGLI from the coding sequence ATGAAGAAATTTCCGAAAGATTTTATCTGGGGCGTTGCCGCCGCCAGCTATCAGATCGAGGGCGGCGTCAATGTAGACGACCGTGGTGAAAGTGTGTGGGATGCCTTTTGCCGATGGGAAGGGAAAGTGGATAACGGAGACACGGGTGAGATCGCTTGTGATCACTACAACCGGTATTCCGACGATGTGAAAATCATAAGGCAAATCGGAGCCCAGGCCTATCGCCTGTCGATCTCCTGGCCGCGGATTCTTCCGGAGGGCACGGGTCGGCTAAACCAGAAGGGGATCGATTTTTACGATAAGGTGATCGATGCCTGCCTTGCCGCCAATATAACGCCATGGGTCACGTTGTTCCATTGGGATTATCCGTTGGAACTCTATTACCGGGGCGGTTGGTTGAACCGTGAAAGCGTTAACTGGTTTGCGGACTATACGGAAGTGATTGTCGATCGATTTTCGGATCGAGTTCAGAGTTGGATGACCCTGAATGAGCCGCAGTGTTTCATTTGGCTGGGACATGGAACCGGTACTCATGCCCCCGGCCTTCAACTCGATATTTCGGATCAATTGCGGGTGACTCACCATGCGCTGATGGCACACGGGAAGGCCACGCAGGTGATTCGGGCCAAGGCAAAGACCACGCCTTCCGTCGGCTGGGCTCCTGTTGGGGTGGTTCGTTATCCGGCTACCGAAGCACCTGAGGATATCGAAGCGGCACGCCGCGCCATGTTCGGTATGTCGGGGACCCATCTGTGGACAAACGCCTGGTTTGGCGACCCGGTTATCCTCGGACATTACCCTGAAGATGGGCTGAGACAGTTCGGGAAGGCAATGCCTCGGTATCACGACGCTGATTTGGAAGTAATGAATCAGCCATTAGACTTCTATGGGGCCAATATCTACAACGGACTGACGGTTCGGGCGAGTGAGGACGCTCCTTTCGAGGAAATGAAGCGCAAGCCTGGCTTTCCTCTGACGATGTATGAGTGGCCAGTCGAGCCTCAGTCTCTCTATTGGGGGCCCAAATTGCTACAGGAACGTTATCAGTTGCCGATTGTGATTACGGAGAACGGTCTAGCCTCAATGGACTGGGTCTGCGAAGACGGGAAGGTTCATGACCCGCAGCGCATCGATTTCCTGTCGCGCTATCTCAAGCAACTTCATCGCGCCATCGAAGATGGTGTCGATGTGCGGGCCTATTTTCAGTGGTCTTTTCTGGATAACCTTGAATGGAACTTCGGCTATAAATATCGACTTGGATTGACCTATGTTGACTATGCGACGCAGGAGCGGACCCTGAAGGATTCTGCGTTCTGGTATCAAAATGTGATCCGCTCGAATGGGCTGATATAG
- a CDS encoding sulfatase-like hydrolase/transferase — protein MTDERPNIVFIFADEWRGQATGYAGDPNCRTPHLDRFAAESINFTNATAGCPVCCPYRASLLTGQYPLTHGVIINDVELDPNAYSIARAFNDGGYQTAYIGKWHVYGSPDGHLGRREVRVPREYQLGFEYWKGFECNHDYNDSPYFFNEDPTPRRWEGYDAFAQSQDAANYIADHAQDDQPFLLMLSWGPPHFPLHTAPEKYRDYYKNREIVLRPNVPSHLREKAEAELRGYYAHIAALDDAFATVRDAIDKSDIADNTIFVFAADHGDMRQSQGLKTKLFPWDESVRVPFLLRWPDQPQTKGSELSVPIDAPDIMPTLLGLCDLPIPESVEGRDWSPFIRGEEQPTGDEAAFLTITAEFTEILHNGMKAYRGLRSSRNTYVRNSDGPWLLYDNQIDPYQMNNLIGSPEHAALQAKMEKRLQARLDEMGDEFLTGWTYLERAGLTHYKEVNSTVQQQWSDPFA, from the coding sequence ATGACCGACGAACGACCAAATATTGTTTTCATCTTCGCCGACGAATGGCGCGGCCAGGCAACCGGCTATGCCGGCGACCCCAACTGCCGCACCCCCCATCTTGATCGCTTTGCGGCTGAATCGATCAACTTCACAAACGCAACTGCCGGTTGCCCTGTCTGTTGCCCATACCGGGCAAGCCTCCTTACTGGACAGTATCCGCTTACCCACGGCGTGATCATCAATGACGTCGAACTGGATCCAAACGCTTATTCGATAGCCCGGGCCTTCAACGACGGCGGCTACCAAACTGCCTATATCGGCAAGTGGCACGTCTACGGCAGCCCGGACGGCCATTTGGGGAGACGAGAGGTGCGCGTTCCACGAGAATACCAATTGGGCTTTGAGTATTGGAAAGGCTTCGAATGCAACCACGACTACAACGATTCCCCTTACTTCTTCAACGAAGACCCGACTCCTCGGCGATGGGAGGGCTATGACGCGTTTGCCCAGAGTCAAGACGCCGCCAACTACATCGCTGATCATGCCCAAGACGACCAACCCTTTCTGCTCATGCTTTCGTGGGGACCTCCTCACTTCCCGCTGCACACCGCCCCGGAGAAGTATCGAGACTATTACAAGAATCGGGAAATCGTACTGCGCCCGAATGTTCCGTCCCATCTCCGCGAAAAAGCCGAGGCGGAGCTTCGCGGCTACTATGCCCACATCGCCGCCCTGGACGATGCTTTCGCCACCGTAAGGGATGCTATCGACAAGTCCGATATCGCGGACAACACCATTTTCGTATTCGCCGCAGACCACGGCGACATGCGCCAGAGTCAGGGTCTGAAGACCAAGCTCTTCCCCTGGGATGAGTCGGTGCGTGTTCCCTTCCTATTGCGGTGGCCAGACCAGCCACAAACGAAGGGATCGGAGCTATCCGTACCCATCGATGCACCCGATATCATGCCCACTCTGCTGGGACTATGCGACCTGCCGATCCCAGAAAGCGTTGAAGGCAGAGACTGGTCGCCTTTCATCCGCGGCGAAGAACAGCCCACCGGCGATGAGGCAGCTTTCCTCACTATCACGGCCGAGTTTACCGAAATTCTACACAACGGCATGAAAGCCTATCGCGGACTACGCTCATCTCGCAACACCTACGTTCGTAACAGCGACGGCCCTTGGTTGCTCTACGACAACCAAATCGATCCCTACCAAATGAACAACCTGATCGGCTCACCGGAGCACGCCGCTCTCCAGGCCAAGATGGAGAAGCGTCTCCAGGCACGATTAGACGAAATGGGCGACGAGTTTCTGACGGGATGGACCTACCTTGAACGGGCGGGACTCACCCACTACAAAGAAGTAAATTCGACGGTTCAGCAGCAGTGGAGTGATCCTTTCGCCTGA
- a CDS encoding sugar hydrolase codes for MAEDSKPKLFHKELEPKAIVRPVEISTAFQGCKMEVVEIFRSGELDICLGLDDEVIVDFGHHLVGYVEFSFHVNDQPTDSPYGIQFVFGEVPSEVAGDLEDYQGSLSRTWMQEERCTIDYPSGKFQLPRRYAFRYLKIRRIAGPKWHPLYVSAIRCRTVTSADFSRVFPLRGDDSELLNLDQVSLRTLGNCMQTVFEDGPKRDRRLWIGDLRLQALSNYMTFGQNHLVKRCLYLFAAVVNDRGQVPSSLFEFPTPHASNDYIVDYTALYPVILSEYFDATGDKETVRDLQEIAFYQLDVVLNHVDEEGLVHLPENQWSFIDWCDGLHKQAAMQGLFIFALNSCLRFAGKLRLSERVNQLELIRDKMISAAVKHFYGKEKTLWLSGPEGQVSFASWAWMTLAGVLPPEQSALSYKALWVEEGVVRPKGPYLYHYVVDALFQCGLENEALLLLKEYWGGMLAKDATTFWEVYSPEDDKLSPYKDYRVNSYCHAWSCTPSYFIRRDAVR; via the coding sequence ATGGCGGAAGACAGTAAGCCGAAATTATTTCACAAGGAATTGGAGCCTAAGGCGATCGTTCGCCCTGTTGAAATTTCCACTGCGTTTCAGGGATGTAAGATGGAGGTGGTTGAGATCTTCCGGTCGGGAGAATTGGATATTTGCCTCGGTTTGGATGATGAGGTGATCGTCGATTTTGGTCATCATTTGGTCGGTTACGTGGAATTCTCTTTTCACGTGAACGATCAGCCGACGGATTCCCCGTACGGAATTCAATTTGTTTTTGGTGAAGTTCCTTCGGAAGTAGCCGGTGATTTGGAGGATTACCAGGGGAGTCTTAGTCGCACCTGGATGCAGGAAGAGCGATGCACCATCGACTATCCCTCGGGAAAATTTCAGTTACCCCGCCGGTACGCATTTCGCTATCTTAAAATCAGAAGAATTGCGGGTCCAAAATGGCATCCTTTGTATGTTTCAGCGATTCGCTGTCGCACGGTTACTAGTGCGGATTTTTCAAGAGTGTTCCCTCTGAGAGGTGACGATTCGGAACTTTTGAATCTCGATCAAGTTAGTTTGAGAACGTTGGGAAATTGCATGCAGACTGTTTTCGAGGACGGCCCTAAGCGTGACCGACGCTTGTGGATCGGGGATCTACGGTTGCAGGCATTGAGCAATTACATGACCTTTGGGCAGAACCATTTGGTGAAGCGTTGCCTTTATCTGTTCGCAGCTGTGGTCAATGACAGAGGGCAAGTTCCGTCTAGTCTTTTTGAGTTTCCCACGCCTCATGCCAGCAATGATTATATTGTCGATTACACCGCCCTTTATCCGGTCATCTTATCGGAATATTTCGATGCGACGGGCGATAAGGAAACCGTTCGTGATCTGCAAGAAATCGCCTTTTACCAGCTAGATGTCGTTTTGAATCATGTAGACGAAGAGGGACTCGTTCACTTGCCGGAGAACCAATGGTCCTTTATCGATTGGTGCGACGGTCTGCATAAGCAGGCCGCCATGCAGGGCCTCTTTATTTTTGCGTTGAATTCATGTCTGCGATTTGCCGGTAAATTGCGGTTGTCGGAGCGTGTGAATCAGTTGGAATTGATTCGTGATAAAATGATCAGCGCGGCGGTAAAGCATTTCTATGGCAAAGAGAAGACGCTTTGGTTGAGCGGTCCAGAGGGACAGGTGTCTTTCGCCAGTTGGGCATGGATGACCTTGGCGGGGGTATTGCCTCCGGAACAATCCGCTTTATCGTACAAGGCTCTTTGGGTGGAAGAGGGGGTCGTTCGCCCGAAAGGTCCGTATTTGTACCATTATGTTGTGGATGCTCTCTTTCAGTGCGGCTTGGAAAACGAGGCTCTTCTGTTATTGAAAGAATATTGGGGTGGGATGCTAGCGAAAGATGCGACTACTTTCTGGGAAGTTTATTCTCCCGAGGACGACAAGCTTTCACCCTATAAAGACTATCGTGTCAATAGCTACTG